In Streptomyces sp. NBC_00433, a single genomic region encodes these proteins:
- a CDS encoding glycosyltransferase — MRVLHVVTLHTPTNDFGGPTRVALNLCKGLRRKGADARIATLGDKFSGPLPTEVEGVPSFVHQARHVLPAFEVSGITSPALLRQARRMVKAADVVHVHLMRDLITLPFALVALEAKVPLVVQTHGMIDPTEKLFAKAVDVLGMKRVLRRADAILHLTEMERDGVQAVVPGTPLHTFHRLVNGVTPQDARPPRGDRPPTVLYLARVQKRKRPEDFVNAMPTVLAEYPDARFVLAGPDTGDLTGPMRKLAADLGVAGSLECVGALGHDEVLERLRAADVYVLPSVVEPFAVSILEAMSVGLPVVVARTGGLSPDVAAAGAGRVTDSLPDADNGPLVGRAVLELLDPAANERASLAARQLVHDRFSIDAVVDTLLDVYTGVMAPGGAVHGS; from the coding sequence GTGCGGGTCTTGCATGTGGTCACGTTGCACACGCCCACGAACGACTTCGGCGGCCCGACAAGGGTCGCCCTCAACCTGTGCAAAGGCCTGCGCCGCAAAGGCGCGGACGCACGGATCGCCACGCTGGGCGACAAGTTCAGCGGGCCTCTGCCCACGGAAGTGGAGGGCGTGCCCTCCTTCGTGCACCAGGCACGGCACGTGCTGCCGGCGTTCGAGGTCAGCGGGATCACCTCGCCGGCGCTGCTGCGGCAGGCCCGCCGCATGGTGAAGGCCGCGGACGTCGTCCATGTGCACCTGATGCGGGACCTGATCACGCTGCCCTTCGCCCTGGTCGCCCTGGAAGCGAAAGTGCCGCTCGTGGTGCAGACGCACGGGATGATCGACCCGACGGAGAAGCTGTTCGCGAAGGCCGTCGACGTGCTCGGCATGAAGCGGGTGCTGCGGCGGGCGGACGCGATCCTGCACCTGACGGAGATGGAGCGGGACGGCGTCCAGGCGGTCGTGCCGGGGACGCCGCTGCACACCTTCCACCGGCTGGTGAACGGGGTGACACCGCAGGACGCGCGCCCGCCGCGGGGCGATCGCCCGCCGACGGTCCTCTACCTGGCCCGCGTGCAGAAGCGGAAGCGGCCCGAGGACTTCGTCAACGCGATGCCGACCGTGCTCGCGGAGTATCCGGACGCCCGCTTCGTGCTGGCCGGCCCGGACACCGGCGATCTGACCGGGCCCATGCGGAAGTTGGCGGCGGACCTGGGAGTGGCGGGGTCGCTGGAGTGCGTGGGCGCGCTCGGGCACGACGAGGTGCTGGAGCGGCTGCGGGCGGCGGACGTCTACGTACTGCCGTCCGTGGTCGAGCCGTTCGCCGTGTCGATCCTGGAGGCGATGTCGGTGGGGCTGCCGGTGGTGGTGGCCCGCACCGGCGGGCTGTCGCCGGACGTGGCGGCCGCGGGCGCGGGCCGGGTCACCGACAGCCTGCCGGACGCGGACAACGGGCCGCTGGTCGGCCGGGCGGTGCTCGAACTGCTCGACCCGGCCGCCAACGAGCGGGCGTCCCTGGCCGCCCGGCAGCTGGTCCACGACCGCTTCTCGATCGACGCGGTCGTCGACACGCTGCTGGACGTCTACACCGGCGTCATGGCCCCAGGCGGCGCTGTTCACGGGTCTTGA
- a CDS encoding glycosyltransferase family 2 protein — protein MDRLPLVVAIPTKNEAENIARTVSSVIGHVQAVVVVDSHSTDDTCKIAAELGAETVDYTWDGRYPKKKQWCLDHVHPEIPWLLFLDGDETPSPELLGELRSVFAGGPPSVAAFDIPLGYWFAGKRLRHGYTIVKRALMDRTRCRFPEVGDLDAPGMGEQEGHYQPVAASAARLRSPIEHEDLDPVRTWFDRHNRYSDWEAWLELNPQVKEQIRKVKTRQGRIFHKVPFKPLVSFGYAYVYKRGFLDGRAGLDYALAMSFYRWQIGLKTREQRRLGP, from the coding sequence ATGGACAGACTGCCGCTCGTCGTGGCGATACCGACCAAGAACGAGGCCGAGAACATCGCCCGTACGGTGTCGTCGGTCATCGGCCACGTCCAGGCCGTCGTCGTGGTCGACTCGCACAGCACCGACGACACCTGCAAGATCGCCGCCGAACTGGGCGCGGAGACCGTCGACTACACCTGGGACGGCCGCTACCCGAAGAAGAAGCAGTGGTGCCTGGACCACGTCCACCCGGAGATCCCGTGGCTGCTCTTCCTCGACGGCGACGAGACGCCCAGCCCCGAACTGCTCGGCGAACTGCGGTCGGTGTTCGCCGGCGGCCCGCCGTCGGTGGCGGCCTTCGACATCCCGCTGGGCTACTGGTTCGCGGGGAAGCGGCTGCGGCACGGCTACACCATCGTCAAGCGCGCCCTGATGGACCGCACCCGCTGCCGCTTCCCCGAGGTCGGCGACCTCGACGCGCCGGGCATGGGCGAACAGGAGGGCCACTACCAGCCGGTGGCCGCGTCGGCCGCCCGGCTGCGCTCCCCCATCGAGCACGAGGACCTCGATCCGGTGCGCACCTGGTTCGACCGGCACAACCGCTACTCCGACTGGGAGGCCTGGCTCGAACTCAACCCCCAGGTCAAGGAGCAGATCAGGAAGGTGAAGACCCGGCAGGGCCGGATCTTCCACAAGGTGCCCTTCAAACCGCTGGTGTCCTTCGGCTACGCCTATGTCTACAAGCGCGGCTTCCTCGACGGCAGGGCAGGCCTGGACTACGCCCTCGCGATGAGCTTCTACCGCTGGCAGATCGGGCTCAAGACCCGTGAACAGCGCCGCCTGGGGCCATGA